The following is a genomic window from Pseudomonas lurida.
GAATTATTTTGGCCGGAATTGCCTCTCAGAAACGTCGAATTAATGACGTGGTTTTTATGGCACGTTGTGTCCCTCGTTTCCGCTACATACGTAGGAACAATCCCCTGGCTAAATGCAATCTCGAGTACCGACTCTGGTGTGTGAGCAAAGGATCGCCCCCGCAGAGGCCCAGGGAATCTGTTGACGGTTTTCGACATCAAGGATGAGATGGCTATGAGTTTGACCAGCAGTATTGCCAACACGGAAAGCCCTAATTTCTACGCTGAAATGGGCGAGTTGATTGCCAACAGTGGCCACGCGGACTTTGCCGCACACATGCTGCACCTGGTGGACAAGTGGGTACCTATCCACCTGGTGGACCTCAGCGAATGGACCCTCGACGAGCTGCGCAACCGCGTGCTCGATATCAAGCTGTTGGGCAGCGCCGGCGAGAAGCAGGACCTGCCGCCGCCCCTGACCCTGAACTCGATGGACGACCACCCGCTGCTGCGGGACATCCTCGGCATGCAGGACCCGCTGCTGATCCAGCTCAAAGCCAAGGCCAAGAGCCTGTACCCTCGCGGCACGTCGCACCAGTGCAACCTGGTATCACGCCAGGGCAACCGACGCTGTGTGATTTCGTTTTATCGACCGCCCAACCATCGCGGGTTTTCGCTGGCCGAGCTGTCGTTTCTCAAGTGCCTGTCGGACACCCTGCTGCCGCTGATCGAATGCCACGCCCAAAGCCTGCGCCAGGCACCCCATACCGAGGTCGAACCGGCCCACACCTTGCTGGAGCAATCCCAATTGCAGCGTGAGTTCTACAAGCGCCTGTCCCTGGGCGACATCACCCTGTCGGCACGCGAGCAAGAGGTGTGCCTTGGCCTGTTGACCGGGGGCACCGTGCCGCAGATGGCGCAGAAGCTCAGCGTGAAAAACAGCTCCATCGAAACCTACCTCAAGCGCGCCGCTGCCAAGCTCGGCGTGAGTGGCCGGCATGGCCTGGCCAAATGGATGATCGGCGCCTGATGAACAAAATGTGCACCTTGGCGATAGCATCGATGCTCAGCGGTTGCTCGTTGATCCCGGACTATCAACGGCCGCCGGCCCCGGTACCGGCACAGTATCCCCAAGACGGTGTGTACGCACTGGCGCAGTCCGGCACGTCGGACTGGCAGGCATTGTTCCATGACCCGGCGCTGCAACAGTTGATTCGCGATGCCCTGGTCAACAACCGTGACCTGCGGGTAGCGGCGTTGAACGTCGAAGCGTTCCAGGCGCAGTACCGTATCCAGCGCGCGGATCTGTTCCCGGCCGTGTCCGCCACCGGGGCCGGTCAACGCCGGCGGTTACCGGGGGATGTGAACGGCACCGGCAAGCCCGCCATCACCTCCAGCTACTCTGCGACCCTGGGGGTCAGCGCCTACGAACTGGATTTTTTTGGCCGCGTACGCAGCCTCGGCGAACAGGCCATGCTCACCTACCTGGGCACCGAAGAGGCCCGGCGTAGCGCGCAACTGAGCCTGGTGGCGAATGTCGCCAATGCTTATCTCACCTGGCGCGCCGATCAGGAACTGCTGGCCCTGGCCGGCCAAACCCTGGTGGCCAACGAGCACAGCCTGCGCCTCACCCGTCGCAGCAAAACCGCGGGTAAAGCCTCGGCACTCGATGTGGTGCAGGCCCGCACCAGTGTCGAAAGCACCCGCGCCAGCGTGGCCCGCTACGAGCGCCAGGTAGCCCAGGACCTCAACAACCTGACCCTGCTGGTAGGCGGCCCGGTGGATGAAAAACTCCCCGCCCGCCCACTCGCGGCTGACTGGGTGGCGCGCGTGCCAGCGGGCCTGCCCTCGGACCTGCTGCAACGCCGCCCGGACATCCTCCAGGCCGAGTATCAACTGCGCGCCGCCAACGCCAATATCGGTGCGGCACGCGCTGCGTTTTTCCCTTCCGTGAGCCTCACCGCCAACGCCGGCAGTGCCAGCACGCAATTGTCAGGCCTGTTCAAGGGTGGCTCGGGTAGCTGGACGTTCCAGCCGCAGATCAACCTGCCAATTTTCAACGCCGGCAGCCTGCGCGCGAGTCTCGACTACGCCAAGCTGCAAAAAGACATCAGCGTGGCGCAGTACGAAAAATCGATCCAGACCGCCTTCCAGGAAGTTGCCGATGGGCTGGCGGCGCGGCAGACCTTCATCGACCAGCTGCAGGCACAACAGGATTTTGTGGCCGCCAACCAGCAGTATTACGACCTGGCCGAACACCGCTACCGCAGCGGTGTCGATAGCAACCTCACCTTCCTGGACGCACAGCGGGCGCTGTTCAGCTCGCAACAGGCGCTGATCGTCGACCGCCTGGCGCAGTTAGTCGCGGAGGTGAATTTGTATACGGCGCTGGGGGGCGCATGGGCAGAGGGCGCCACGTCCCCAGTGACGAGCAGGCTTGCCACACAAAACCCGCTTGCTTCAGGTTTTTAGTGCTAGTCAAACTTGTGGAATAACCGCCTCCGCCTCAATTTCAATCAACCACTGCGGCAACGACAATCCGCTGACGAGTATCCACGAAGACGGCGGCGGGTTGTGCGGGAAACGCTCACGCAACGCCTGCGCGATCGGCTCCTGCTGGTCACGGGCCGACTCGACGATATACAACCGCAGCATGATCACATGGGACAGGTCCCCCTCGACCTCGGCCAGGACCTTTTCGATATTGTCCAAGGCGGTGGCGGTCTGCTCGGCAATGCCAGGGCCGAAGGTGCGTTCGTCCGCATCCACGCCCACCTGCCCGGAAAGCAGGATGCGTCGGCCTTCCGGGACTTCAAGGGCCTGGCTGAAGCCGTACTGCAGGGAGTTGAATACCGTTGCGGGATTGATGACCTTTCGCTGCATGACGCGTCCTTGTTGTCCGTGGGAAAACAAGCCTAACCCAAAGGCATCGCTCAATCTGACGGTTCAACATCCCGCAACATATCGGGCTCGAGTGACCACCGGACGCGGCGCAATGGGGCAGTGACCTTGTGGGAGCCGGGCTTGCCCGCGATAGCGGCGTGCCAGGCGACAGCAATGCCGGCTGACACGCCGTCATCGCAGGCAAGCCAGCTCCCACATTGGATCTGCGTGATGACCAAGCGGGTGTTCCCGAATGCCTACTGCGGCCCGAGTCAGCCTACCAATGCCCCATCGCCAGACTGAATGGCGAAAATTCCGCAAACTGCCACCGCAACGCCAACGCCGCCGGGCGGCGGACCACCTGTTCCACGGTGACCGTCCATAGCCGCTGGGCACCCTCGAACAGGGCCACTTGCGGGCCGTCCAGAATCAACGCAGTGCGCCCGGCCACTTGCAGCACATCACCCGATTCGAAATCGATGAACAACAGGCCCGCCACCGGGTTCACCTGCAGATTACCCAGGGTGTTGAAGAACAGGTTGCCGGCGAAGTCAGGGATGGTCAGCACGTTGCCTTCTACCTGCACAAAACCCGTGTTGCCGCCCCGATGAGAAACGTCCACCGAGCGCTGGCCGTCGACCTCGACGTAGCTGGCGACGAAGAACGTGTCGGCGTTGCGAATCGTGGTTTGGGCCGCGTCGTCCAGGGTGTCGGAACGTTCGACCCGCGTGCCGGGTTTGCGCGCGATGGCGTCGACCGGCCGCAGCTGGATGTACTTGGGGCAATTGCCGAAGGTGTGCACCACGTCGACCGAAAAGCCATCGTCATCGAGTGCGCCGATACGCCCGTTCATGCGATTGCGGCGGCGGGTGTTGAGGTCGATGCCCAGCAGGCCGATGGAAGCACCGCCGAGCAATGCGCCGCGGGCCGGGTCGCTCGCGCAGGGCAGGCTGTCGATCTGCAAGGTTTGCGGATCCGGCGAATGCGCAAAGCCTGGGGCGCCTTCAAGCATGGTCGCCCAGGGGATGCCCTGCTCGTCCACCACGCCCAGCACCAGATACGGCAGCAAAGGGTAGAAATCCCGATGTTGTTCCGGCAGGTGATCACGTATCACCTTCGGCCCGACCACAGCCATGCGGTCGGCGACGCCAACCGCTGCTTGCAGGTGCCGTTCGCCGGCATGCCAGGGGGATTGTTCGATCAGGTTCATGGCGAGCACCTCAGAGTGGATGCCCCGATGCTGCGCCTTGCCAGGCATTGAGAGAATAACCACGCCAGGCAATCCACTATTACGCCAGCTGAAATGCCGGGTGCTCGCGCAGGGCTGCCAGGCAGTGGTCGACAAAACTGCGTACGCGCATCGGCGCATTGCGGCCTTGGCGATACACCATATGCACAGGCACTGGCGCCAGCTCAAAGTCCGGCAGTACGCGGCGTAACTGCCCGGTGAGCAGATGCTCGTGAACCGGGTAACTCAAGCAGCGAATCAGCCCGGCGCCCTGCACCGCCGCGTTGATCGCCCCCTGCACCGTGGTGCAGCCCAGGCGTGCGCGGGCCTTGAGCTGATAGCCGTGAAAATCCCAATGCACCTGTTCGGCACCGGCGATCAGCCTGTGCTGCTTGAGGTCTACGGGGTGCCGGGGTTCGCCGTTGTCAGCCAGGTAGCCGGGACTGGCGCAAAGGATGTGCCGCACGTGCCCCAACGGTCGCGCAGTCAACGCCGAGTCGGGCAGTTCACCGACGAGGATCGCCACGTCCAGTCCCTCTTCATGCAGGTTCGGGTAATAGTCGTGGTAATGGACTGCCAACTGCACGTCGGGATAGCGGTCCATGTAGCCGGCCAATACCGGCGCCATCACATAGCGGCTGAACAACAAGGGCAGGAACACCCGCAGATTGCCCTGGGCTTGCACATGCAAACCCTTGGCCGACGCTTCGGCAGCCTCCACAGCGGCGAGCAGGCGCAGGCAGTCAGCCAGGTACGCACTGCCGGCGTCGGTGAGGCTCACGCCCCGCGTACTGCGCTCAAGCAACGGCATGCGCAAACGCGCTTCCAGGCGCGCTATCGCCCGCACCAGCGTCGGCCCCGAGACTTGCGCCGCCCGCGCCGCCGCGGCCAGGCTCGGCTGCCCTGCCAGCGCGGCGAAGAGCTGCATATCGCGATAACGCTCCATCAACTGCGCCGTTTCATTGTCGGATTGAGGGCGGCGTCCTGGCCCAGTCGATGGGTGAGGAAATCCACAAAGGTGTTGATCTTGGCAGGCACGCGCGCACTTTTCTGGAACACCACCTGGATCGGCAGCGGCGGCGCCTCATAGGCGTCGAGGACAATCTCCAGCTCCCCCGCCGCCACGGCGGTTGCAACCTGATAGGACAGCACGCGCGTCATGCCCCAGCCCAGGCGTGCCAGGTTGATGGCGGCGTTGTTGGCCGTGACCACCAGCCGTGGCTCGATGGGCACGGCCAACGGCTGGCCGTCGTCGACGAACTCCCAGCCACTTACCAACTGGCTGGAAGACGACGTGGCAATCTTGGCCTCACGCAATTGCGAAGGGTGCCCGGGCCGCCCGTGCTGGTCGAGATACGCCGGTGACGCGCACACCACCCGGCGCACCTCGCCAACCTTGATCGCCTGCTGCCCGGGCTCGTGCAGATGACCGATACGTACCGCCACATCAACGCCCTCGTCGACCATGTTAACCACGCGGTCAACCAGCAAGGCGTTGATGTTCACCAAGGGGAACCGGTCGAGGTAGTCCCCCAGCACCGGCGCCACATACAGTTCGCCAAACAGCACCGGCGCGGTGACTGTCAGGTGGCCACAGGGGATGGAATAACTGCCCGCCGCCGCTTCTTCGGCTTCATCGAGTTCGGCCAGGATGCGCCGACAATCTTCCAGGTAGCGCTGGCCGGCTTCGGTCAGGTGCAGGCTGCGCGTGGTACGCGCCAGCAGTTGGGTGCCGATGCGCTCCTCCATGGCGGCGATGGCCCGCGTCACGCTGGGAGGTGAGGTGTTCAGGCGACGCGCTGCGGCGGCAAAGCCCTCCTCCTCGGCCACCGCCACAAACACCTGCATTTCATGAAATCGATCCATCGGCGCGCCTCCATGCAGTTAAAGCGACCGCAACCCCACCGGCGTACGCGGCATGCCGACAAACCCCGGCAACGCCTCGATGCTGGCGAGCCAGGCGCGCACATGAGGGTAGTCGGCCAGCGAGACATTGCCTTCGGGCGCGTGGGCCACGTAGGTGTAGAAGGCCACATCGGCAATGGTCGGCAGCTCGCTGGCCAGGAAGCGGCTTTGGCTCAGTTGCGCTTCCATCAGCTTCAGCAAGGCGTGGGAACGGGTAATCGCGGCGGCAGTGTCGACGTCAGCACCAAACACCAAGGCCAGGCGCGCAGTCGCGGGCCCGGCATGGAGTTGCCCGGCGGCGGCCGAGAGCCAGCGCTGCACGCGGGCTTGGCCCACCGGGTCACTTGGCAGCCATTGGCCGTTGCCGTAGGTGCTGGCGAGGTAGACCAGAATCGCAGTGGAGTCGGCCAGTAGAACGCCGTTGTCATCAATGGCGGGCACTTGGCCAAATGGGTTGATCGTGGCAATAAAGTCAGCAGCTTTATGCGCGCCTTGCTTGAGGTCGACCAGCACAAATTCCGAGGGCAAGCCCAGCAGGGACAGCATCAGCTCGACCCGGTGGGAGTGGCCGGACAACGGGAAACCGTAGAGTTTGATCATGAAAGGCTCCAAA
Proteins encoded in this region:
- a CDS encoding LysR substrate-binding domain-containing protein; this translates as MERYRDMQLFAALAGQPSLAAAARAAQVSGPTLVRAIARLEARLRMPLLERSTRGVSLTDAGSAYLADCLRLLAAVEAAEASAKGLHVQAQGNLRVFLPLLFSRYVMAPVLAGYMDRYPDVQLAVHYHDYYPNLHEEGLDVAILVGELPDSALTARPLGHVRHILCASPGYLADNGEPRHPVDLKQHRLIAGAEQVHWDFHGYQLKARARLGCTTVQGAINAAVQGAGLIRCLSYPVHEHLLTGQLRRVLPDFELAPVPVHMVYRQGRNAPMRVRSFVDHCLAALREHPAFQLA
- a CDS encoding LysR family transcriptional regulator produces the protein MDRFHEMQVFVAVAEEEGFAAAARRLNTSPPSVTRAIAAMEERIGTQLLARTTRSLHLTEAGQRYLEDCRRILAELDEAEEAAAGSYSIPCGHLTVTAPVLFGELYVAPVLGDYLDRFPLVNINALLVDRVVNMVDEGVDVAVRIGHLHEPGQQAIKVGEVRRVVCASPAYLDQHGRPGHPSQLREAKIATSSSSQLVSGWEFVDDGQPLAVPIEPRLVVTANNAAINLARLGWGMTRVLSYQVATAVAAGELEIVLDAYEAPPLPIQVVFQKSARVPAKINTFVDFLTHRLGQDAALNPTMKRRS
- a CDS encoding glutathione S-transferase family protein, producing MIKLYGFPLSGHSHRVELMLSLLGLPSEFVLVDLKQGAHKAADFIATINPFGQVPAIDDNGVLLADSTAILVYLASTYGNGQWLPSDPVGQARVQRWLSAAAGQLHAGPATARLALVFGADVDTAAAITRSHALLKLMEAQLSQSRFLASELPTIADVAFYTYVAHAPEGNVSLADYPHVRAWLASIEALPGFVGMPRTPVGLRSL
- a CDS encoding RidA family protein; the protein is MQRKVINPATVFNSLQYGFSQALEVPEGRRILLSGQVGVDADERTFGPGIAEQTATALDNIEKVLAEVEGDLSHVIMLRLYIVESARDQQEPIAQALRERFPHNPPPSSWILVSGLSLPQWLIEIEAEAVIPQV
- a CDS encoding helix-turn-helix transcriptional regulator, with product MSLTSSIANTESPNFYAEMGELIANSGHADFAAHMLHLVDKWVPIHLVDLSEWTLDELRNRVLDIKLLGSAGEKQDLPPPLTLNSMDDHPLLRDILGMQDPLLIQLKAKAKSLYPRGTSHQCNLVSRQGNRRCVISFYRPPNHRGFSLAELSFLKCLSDTLLPLIECHAQSLRQAPHTEVEPAHTLLEQSQLQREFYKRLSLGDITLSAREQEVCLGLLTGGTVPQMAQKLSVKNSSIETYLKRAAAKLGVSGRHGLAKWMIGA
- a CDS encoding efflux transporter outer membrane subunit; its protein translation is MNKMCTLAIASMLSGCSLIPDYQRPPAPVPAQYPQDGVYALAQSGTSDWQALFHDPALQQLIRDALVNNRDLRVAALNVEAFQAQYRIQRADLFPAVSATGAGQRRRLPGDVNGTGKPAITSSYSATLGVSAYELDFFGRVRSLGEQAMLTYLGTEEARRSAQLSLVANVANAYLTWRADQELLALAGQTLVANEHSLRLTRRSKTAGKASALDVVQARTSVESTRASVARYERQVAQDLNNLTLLVGGPVDEKLPARPLAADWVARVPAGLPSDLLQRRPDILQAEYQLRAANANIGAARAAFFPSVSLTANAGSASTQLSGLFKGGSGSWTFQPQINLPIFNAGSLRASLDYAKLQKDISVAQYEKSIQTAFQEVADGLAARQTFIDQLQAQQDFVAANQQYYDLAEHRYRSGVDSNLTFLDAQRALFSSQQALIVDRLAQLVAEVNLYTALGGAWAEGATSPVTSRLATQNPLASGF
- a CDS encoding pyridoxamine 5'-phosphate oxidase family protein — protein: MNLIEQSPWHAGERHLQAAVGVADRMAVVGPKVIRDHLPEQHRDFYPLLPYLVLGVVDEQGIPWATMLEGAPGFAHSPDPQTLQIDSLPCASDPARGALLGGASIGLLGIDLNTRRRNRMNGRIGALDDDGFSVDVVHTFGNCPKYIQLRPVDAIARKPGTRVERSDTLDDAAQTTIRNADTFFVASYVEVDGQRSVDVSHRGGNTGFVQVEGNVLTIPDFAGNLFFNTLGNLQVNPVAGLLFIDFESGDVLQVAGRTALILDGPQVALFEGAQRLWTVTVEQVVRRPAALALRWQFAEFSPFSLAMGHW